The following is a genomic window from Chloroflexota bacterium.
CGACCGCCTCGAGCTGGCGGCGCTCCTCGCGGGCCCGCCGCTGCTCGGCCAGCATCTCGCTGCCGAGCAGCACGACCCCGACGCGGTAGCGCAGCGTCAGCCGGTCCTGGAGGTCATCGGGTGCGGGGACGGCGGCCAGCACGCCCTTTGTGATGACGTCCTGGAAGCCCTCCGGGACGAGGTGGCCGGTCGCCTCGAGCCGGCGGGCCGAGTCGCGCGCCAGCTGGAGGATCGTCTCGACGACCTCCTCCCGCACGGCGTCGTACCGGTCGAGGACGGACGCCTTGGCCGCGTCGAGCGCCTGCTGGGCCGTGCGGAAGTCCCGTTCGAACGCCTCGAAGGCCGCCCAGGGCACCCAGCGGTAGGACGGCGTCTCGAATAGCGTCTCGGTCAGCGTGAAGCGGTAGGAGTAGCGGTGGAGCGCCGCGTGGGCCCGGGCGGCCGGGCGCAGCAGCGGCAGGCGGTAGCGGTCCGGCAGGAGCCCGCAGCGGGGCGGGCGGAAGGCCAGGCCGGAGCCGCGCGGCAGGCTCACCCCGAGCGCGTGCCAGTCGAGCCGCCGGTCGAGCAGCCCGAAGCCGCGCGCGTCGACGTTGATGAACGCGCCCTCGTCTTCGAGCGCGGACAGGTCGAACGGCAGCCGCTCGACGTCGGCGACCTGGACGCCGAGGCGCCCGGCGGCGCGCTCGGCGCGGGCCGCGACGCCGTCGACGGGCAGCTCCGCCGGGTCGGCGGTCGGGCGGGGTGCGGTCTGGACCATCGGCAGCACCTCCTCTGGGGGAGCGGTCGGCCGGGCGATGGATGCCGCCCGGCCGTGCCGCTCACGCGGACCGGCGCGCGGCGGGGGTGTAGAGTCCCCGCTCGCGGAGGCTGACGTGGCCCGACCGGCCGATGACGAGGTGGTCGAGCAGCTCCACGCCGAGGAGGTCGCCCGCCCGCGCCGCCTCGGCGGTGAGGCGGACGTCGTCGGGCGACGGGGTCGGGTCGCCGCTGGGGTGGTTGTGGACCAGGATCACCGCGGCCGCGCCGCGGGCGACGGCCTCGCGGTAGCAGTCGGCCAGGCGGATGATGGTCGCGTTCAGCCCGCCCTGGTAGACGAGGCAGGTGGCGATCACGTGGTTCTTCGCGTCGAGCAGCACCGCGCGCAGCTGCTCCTGGTGAAGCCCTGACAGCTCCGGCCCGAGGTAGGCGGCCAGGTCGGCCGGGTTGCGGACGGTCGGCCCGTCCGACGCGGGGACGATGCCCTCGACCTCGTAGCGTCGGGCCAGCTCCGCGAGCAGACGAAGGTTCTCGCGGACCAGGTGCAGCAGCGTCGCCGCCTCGGGCGGCAGCAGGCTGACCTGGCGAGCGTCGGGCGTGGTCGTCACGCCGGGCCGTCCTCGGCGACGGGCGCGACGTCCCACCGGACGGGCTCGCGGTGGCGGTCGCAGAGCCGACGGTCCAGGCGGGCGCGGAACTCACACGCCCGCTCACCGTCGTCGACTGCGTAGAGGTCGCTGGCCCGGCGGGCCAGCGCGTCGAAGGCGCAGCGATCGTAGAACTGGCCGGCGAAGGAGGCGAAGGCCAGGGCCAGCTGGAACGGCGTCCTGGTCCGGACGGCCAGTGCCAGCCGGCGCTCGGGCGGCAGGGTCTCGGAGAGGCTGGGCATGCGGCACCCCCGCGCGGCCGGGAGCGGGACCGCGCGGCCCCCACTCCCGGCGGTCGGAAGGACCTCTCTCACACCGCCCGCGGCAGGCGGGGGTGCGGCGGCGGGCCGGCGAGCCGGCGGTAGACGGTCAGGTGCCGCAGGCGCGGCGACGTCGGGCTGGCGATGACCAGCAGCTCGCGGACGTACCCGGCACGTGCGTGGAGCCGGGGCAGCGAGAGCAGACAGACCCACCGGCCGGCGAGTGACCGGATCCTGAGCGTCGGCATCGGCTCAGAAGGGCAGCTCGTCGTCGGGGTCGCTCCCCTCGGCAACCGAGCTCTCGACGGCGGCTGCGTCCTCGGGTGGCTCGGGCGCGGGGCGCCGGTCGAGCAGGATCAGCTCGGTCGCGGTCACCTCGGCCGCGCGGCGCTGCTGGCCATTCTTGCCTTCCCAGCTGCGATAACCCAGCCGGCCGGCGACGAACACCAGCCGGCCCTTAGCGAGGTACTGGCCGGCGAGCTCGGCCAGCTTGTCCCAGCAGATCACCTGGTGCCAGTCGGTCTCGGCCTGGGTGCCCGGCCGGGCGGGCCGGTCGGTCGCCAGGCTGAGCCGGGTGATCGCCTGGCCGCCGGCGGTGAAGCGGGTGTCGGGGTCCTGGCCGAGCCGACCGATCAGCTCGACGCGATTCAGGCTGAACGACATCGCTCTCTCCTTCCGTGAGCGCGAGTGGAGCGCCGGCGCCGAGACGCCGGCCGGCGGACGCTCGCCACAGGGCGAGCAGGGTGGGGCGCGCTCGCCCTGTAGCGGGCGGCGCGTGGGCGAACCGGGCCGGGGTGCCGCGGACGCCGGAGTGGATCAGGCGGCCGTGGCCGGCGCCATCCGCCCGAGCGCGGCTTCGAGGACCGCTCGCGCGAACCGGCGTGGGCCGTCGGGCCGGGTGGCAAGCTCCCCCACGTCCTTGACGTCGCCGAGCGACACGGTCACGGCCGCGGGGCCGAGCGCGCGCTGGAGTTCGGCCGCGGCCTGCCGGCCCGGCTCGTCGCCGTCGAGCGCCAGGTAGACGCGGTCGAAGCGGCGCAGCGCCTCGATCGCGGCCGGGCGGGCGTGGGTGCCGACCAGGGCCAGGGCCGGCACGGCCCACTGCCGGAGGGTCAGCCAGTCGAAGACGCCCTCGACGAGGCACACCGTCCGCTCGCGCGCGGCCGGCTCCCAGCCGAGGAGCGGCTTCGGCCCGGGCAGCGCCAGGTACTTCGGCGCGGTGGCGTCAGGCCGGATCGTGCGGCCGACGAGCCAGACGACCTGTCCCGCGCGGATCTCCGGAACCACCACCCGCCCGGCCATCAGCTCGCGGCCGCCGCGCCCGAGGAGCCCGAGCCGCAGCGCCGCGCGTGGCGAGACGCCCCGCCAGCGCAGGTACGCCGCCAGCTCGTCCCCGGCGGCGTAGCCGACCCGGCAGCATTCGAGGATCGCGCGCTCGAGGCCGCGGCCGGCCAGGTAGGCCAGGGCGTCCGGATCGGTCAGGAGACGATTGTGGTAGAGCTCGACGGCGGCGGCGAGGCAGGCCCGATCCTCGGGCCCGCGCCGGGCCCGGCGTGTCGGTCGCCTCCTGGGTGGAGACGACATCCATCTGGCTCTCCCGATCGGCGGTGCGGCCTCGAGCAGGCGCGCGACCGCCCCGCGGAAGTCGACGCCCTCGATCCGCTCGACGAAGCCGATCGCGTCCCCGCCGACCCGGCAGCGGAAGCAGTAGAACGACGCGGTGGCCGGGTAGACGTGGAAGTTCGGGCGGCCACCGTCGGCGTGGAACGGGCAGCGCCCGAGCAGGGCGCGCCCGCTCGGACGCAGCTCGACGCCGTAGCCGGCGACGACCTCGGCGATCGGTCGGTCGCGCTTCAGCGCCGCGGTGTCGATCCGCGCCTGCATCGGCAGCTCCTTCCCGCGTCAGGCCGCCCGCGCCAGCAGGTCGTCCGGGACGGCACGGAGGAACCGCGAGGGTCGGCGCGGCTCGACGCGCTCGCCTCGGCGTCGTTCCCGACAGCAGGTCAGGTAGAGCCGCTCGCGCGGCCGGGTGACCGCCACGTAGGCGACCCGGAGCTCCGCCACGACATCGTCCGGGTCCGCCGAGCGGCCCCCTGCCCGGTCGCCGACGCCGCGGGCGGCCGGGCCGAGGTACGGCAGGAGGCCCTCCTCGACGCCGACGACGAAGGCCACCCGCCACTCGCCGCCCTTCGCGCCGTGGATCGTCGTGAAGGCCACCCGTGCGCCGTCGTCGGGGCCGGGATCGGCCGCCTCGTCGCCGAGTTCCAGCTCGGCGAGCCAGTCGCCCAGCCCCCCGTCGGCCCGCTCGGCGAGGGCGCCCAGCTCGGCCAGGTTGTCGAGACGGGCAGCACTCTCCGGCTGGTCGGCGAGCCAGGCGCGGTAGCCGCTCCGCTCGAGTGCCAGGTCGAGCAGCCGGGCGGGCGGCAGCCGCCCGCTCTGCGCGTGGAGGTCCGCGATCAGCGCGGCCAGGGCTTCGGCCCGGACGAGGGCCGCCGGCCCGTAGCCGCGCGCCAGGTGCGGGAGCCGGTCGGCCGCCGCCGGCTCGACGTGCAGGTGTTCCGCCAGGTGGCCGAGGCGGCGGGGCGGAACGTTGACGATGCGGGCCAGGGCCGCCCCGTCGGCCGGGTTGTGGGCGAGGCGGAGGTAGGCGACGGCGTCGCGCACCTCACGGCAGGCGAGGAGGTCGCCGCCGCGCACGCGGTAGGGCAGGCGCCGGGCGCGGAAGGCAACGGCCAGCTCGCGAGCCTGGCGGTTCGTCCGGTACAGCACTGCGACCTCGCCCAGGCCGCCGATCGCCCCCTCGGCCCGCAGCCGCTCGACCTCGGCCGCGACGTAGGTGGCCTCGGCGCGCTCGTCCGAGGCGACGACGAGCTGCGCCGGCCGACCCGGTGAGTTGTCGGTCCAGAGCGGGCCGTAGTCGCCGAGCGTGGCGCCGAGCGCGTTCGCCAGCGCCACGATCCGGCCGGTCGAGCGGAAGTTCTGGCCCAGGCTGACCGTCCGCGCCTCCGGAAAGTCCGTCCGCACCCGGAGCAACAAGCGCACGTCGGCGCCACGCCAGCCGTAGAGAGCCTGGCGGGGATCGCCAACCACGACGAGGTTGCGGTGTCGCTCGGCGATACGCCGCAGCAGGGCGTACTGGGTGGCGCAGACGTCCTGGAACTCGTCCACCAGCACGTGGCGGTAGGCGTCCTGGACGAGGCGGAGCGCCGCCGGACGCTCGCCGAAGAGCCGGAGCGGCAGCGCGAGCATGGCCGGGTAGTCGGCGGCGCCGCGCCGGTGGAGCAGCTCCTCATAGGCCCGGGCGAGGGTTCGGAGCGGCTCACCGTCCGGGCTCCGCCCGCTTAGGCGATGGCGCGCGAGATCGGCCGCCCACTCGGCCGCCGAGCGCTCCGCGAGATCGACGCCGCACCGCTGGGCCGCCGCGCGCACGAGGACGCGGGCCTCGTCGGCGCCGTAGACGGCGACCGGGCCGGGTCCGAGGCCCAACTCCTCGCTCCACTCGCGGACGATCCGCAGCCCGAAGGCGTGGAAGGTCGCCACGTCGACGCGCCGGCCCTGCTCGCCGAGCAGCCCGACGAGCCGCTCCCGGAGCTCGCGGGCGGCCTTGGTGGCGAAGGTCAGCGCGAGCAGGCTCGTCGGCGGGACCCCACGAGCCAGGATCAGGTAGGCGATCCGCGCCGCGAGCACGGTCGTCTTGCCCGAGCCGGGGCCGGCCACGATCACCAGCGGCCCGTCCGGGGCCAGCACCGCCCGGCGCTGCTCCGGCCCGAGGCGCGAGAGGTCCAGCACCGGCTACGGGGCCGCATCGCCGAGCTCGAGCCAGCGGAGGTAGAAGGCGGCGTCCCGCACCCGCCAGCACGGCTCGGCCAGGGCATCCGGCAACACGCTGCCGATCAACGCCAGGTCGGCCGCCGCATCGGTCCCGTAGCACGCGAGCAGCGCCGCCGGCGTCGAGCAGCGCCGCAGGCCGGCCAGCACGGCGTGGACCGCCACGTGGATGGGGCAGGCGCCGAGCGACGTCAGGCGGGCGACCTCGGTGTGGCCGCGACGCCAGAGCGCCACCGTCGCCCGATCGTATGGCGCCAAATAGTCCATCGATAGGCTCCCTTCGCCTTTCGGGTAGTGTTCTTGAGCGTGTGGCGAGCGGCCTCGGTCGGAAAGCCAACCGGGACCGCTCGCCGGGTCTCAGCGGAGCGGCCGGGCCCGCCGGACCTGGCGCTCGCCGACGACCGAGCCGACCTCCCAGGCCGGCCCCATCCCGAGGGCGCTCACGACCACGTACTCCCCGCCGCTCTCGCGGGCCAGGATGGCGCCGCGCCCGGGATCGGGCGCGTAGCGCAGCGGCTCGGCGAGCCCACGCTCGCGGCAGAGGCGGGAACAGGCCCGGGCCCACTCGCCGAAGACCTGCGCCGCCAACGGGGTCGGCAGGCCGTCGACGTCGATCCCCTCCAGGCGCGCCACGGCCTCGGCCGGGCTGCGCCGGAGCTCGCGGCGGACCGTCCAGAGGGTCTCCTCGGCGGCGACGCTCTTGACGGCGGCCTCCCGCTGCGCGATGATAGTCACGAGAGAAGCGGCCTCGGCGTTGTTCGGGTCTTCGGTGCTAACGACGCCCGCCAATGCCTTCGCTTCCTCGAGTCGCCCGGCTCGGAGCGCTTCCGACGCTTCGGCCAGGGCCCCGGAGAGTCGCCCGGCCCGCTCGGCCTCGGCGGCTCTCAGTCTGTCTGCCTCCTCCTGACGCCGGCGCTCGGCGAGCAGCCGACCGACGTCCAGCCGCGCCGCGAGGTTCTTGAGCTCGGCGCAGCGCGCGTCGGCGAGGCGGGCGGCGGCCTCCTCGGCCCGGGCGGCGAGCCCTGCCACGTGCGCGGCCGTCGTCCGCGCCTCCTCGGCGAACGCACCATCAGCCAGCTCCTCGGCCCGCAGCTTCAGGTCGCACGCGCCGTCGCGGGCGCGCTCGGCCTCCTGGAGAGTCGCGGCGAGCGCGTCGTACTGCTCCAGGTCGCGCAAGGCC
Proteins encoded in this region:
- a CDS encoding UvrD-helicase domain-containing protein yields the protein MLDLSRLGPEQRRAVLAPDGPLVIVAGPGSGKTTVLAARIAYLILARGVPPTSLLALTFATKAARELRERLVGLLGEQGRRVDVATFHAFGLRIVREWSEELGLGPGPVAVYGADEARVLVRAAAQRCGVDLAERSAAEWAADLARHRLSGRSPDGEPLRTLARAYEELLHRRGAADYPAMLALPLRLFGERPAALRLVQDAYRHVLVDEFQDVCATQYALLRRIAERHRNLVVVGDPRQALYGWRGADVRLLLRVRTDFPEARTVSLGQNFRSTGRIVALANALGATLGDYGPLWTDNSPGRPAQLVVASDERAEATYVAAEVERLRAEGAIGGLGEVAVLYRTNRQARELAVAFRARRLPYRVRGGDLLACREVRDAVAYLRLAHNPADGAALARIVNVPPRRLGHLAEHLHVEPAAADRLPHLARGYGPAALVRAEALAALIADLHAQSGRLPPARLLDLALERSGYRAWLADQPESAARLDNLAELGALAERADGGLGDWLAELELGDEAADPGPDDGARVAFTTIHGAKGGEWRVAFVVGVEEGLLPYLGPAARGVGDRAGGRSADPDDVVAELRVAYVAVTRPRERLYLTCCRERRRGERVEPRRPSRFLRAVPDDLLARAA
- a CDS encoding toprim domain-containing protein codes for the protein MQARIDTAALKRDRPIAEVVAGYGVELRPSGRALLGRCPFHADGGRPNFHVYPATASFYCFRCRVGGDAIGFVERIEGVDFRGAVARLLEAAPPIGRARWMSSPPRRRPTRRARRGPEDRACLAAAVELYHNRLLTDPDALAYLAGRGLERAILECCRVGYAAGDELAAYLRWRGVSPRAALRLGLLGRGGRELMAGRVVVPEIRAGQVVWLVGRTIRPDATAPKYLALPGPKPLLGWEPAARERTVCLVEGVFDWLTLRQWAVPALALVGTHARPAAIEALRRFDRVYLALDGDEPGRQAAAELQRALGPAAVTVSLGDVKDVGELATRPDGPRRFARAVLEAALGRMAPATAA
- a CDS encoding single-stranded DNA-binding protein, which codes for MSFSLNRVELIGRLGQDPDTRFTAGGQAITRLSLATDRPARPGTQAETDWHQVICWDKLAELAGQYLAKGRLVFVAGRLGYRSWEGKNGQQRRAAEVTATELILLDRRPAPEPPEDAAAVESSVAEGSDPDDELPF